A genome region from Bacillaceae bacterium IKA-2 includes the following:
- the phnE gene encoding phosphonate ABC transporter, permease protein PhnE — MIWLKPRYIFIALILALFVWLSMNATEFQLDKFKNVPNMFHFIYDQFYPPNWSILPRLINASFVTLAMAFLGTFFAIIIAIPLSFMAARNTNRNPLFGWVNRTMLSSLRSVPEIVFGLIFVVSLGLGPFTAVLAIMLHNIGVLGKLIAELIESADPGPQEAMKSVGATRWVMVLFSIMPQIWPNVLSHFFYRFEVAIRTSLILGFIGAGGIGQQLFNHFQTFQYQSVAMDIIVIMFLVIIVDFIGGKIRGRVI, encoded by the coding sequence ATGATTTGGCTAAAACCTAGATATATCTTTATTGCACTCATTTTAGCTTTATTTGTTTGGCTGAGTATGAACGCCACAGAATTTCAACTTGATAAATTTAAAAATGTTCCAAATATGTTTCATTTTATTTATGACCAATTTTATCCTCCTAATTGGTCAATCCTGCCTAGATTAATTAATGCCTCATTTGTAACTCTAGCTATGGCTTTTTTGGGTACATTCTTTGCAATTATTATTGCGATCCCGTTAAGTTTTATGGCTGCTAGAAATACGAACCGCAATCCGCTTTTTGGTTGGGTCAATCGGACAATGCTAAGCAGTCTTAGATCTGTCCCTGAAATTGTTTTCGGATTAATTTTCGTTGTATCTCTTGGCTTAGGACCTTTTACAGCTGTTTTGGCGATCATGTTACATAATATCGGAGTTCTAGGAAAATTAATTGCCGAATTAATTGAGTCCGCTGATCCCGGCCCTCAAGAAGCGATGAAGTCAGTTGGAGCAACGCGGTGGGTGATGGTTTTATTTTCAATAATGCCGCAAATATGGCCAAACGTATTAAGTCACTTTTTTTACCGCTTTGAAGTCGCGATTCGAACATCCCTTATCCTCGGTTTTATTGGCGCAGGGGGAATTGGACAACAGCTATTTAATCATTTTCAAACGTTTCAATACCAGTCTGTTGCGATGGACATTATCGTCATTATGTTCCTAGTTATTATCGTAGATTTCATTGGTGGAAAAATTAGAGGAAGGGTAATTTAA
- a CDS encoding M42 family metallopeptidase, producing the protein MKQDTLEMFKILTELQGASGFEHQVRKFVRSELEKYSDEIIQDRLGSIFGVKRGDENGPRIMVAGHMDEVGLMVTSITEKGLIRFQTLGGWWSQVLLAQRFEIITDNGPVIGVVGSVPPHLLDEEKRNKPMDIKNMFIDIGADDKADAEKIGIKPGQQIVPICPFTPMANKKKILAKAWDNRYGCGLAIELLKELKDEKTPNIVFSGATVQEEVGLRGAQTAANMINPDIFYALDASPANDATGDKDAFGHLGKGALLRIYDRTMITHRGIRDFILDTAETNKIPYQYFISQGGTDAGKVHISGNGVPSAVIGLCSRYIHTSASIIHVDDYAAAKELLIKLVKTTDKTVVETIRNNS; encoded by the coding sequence ATGAAACAAGATACATTAGAAATGTTCAAAATATTAACCGAGCTACAAGGTGCATCTGGATTCGAACATCAGGTTCGAAAATTTGTTCGTAGTGAATTAGAGAAATATTCGGATGAAATTATCCAAGACCGTTTAGGTAGTATTTTTGGTGTAAAGCGCGGTGACGAAAATGGACCTAGAATAATGGTAGCCGGTCACATGGATGAAGTTGGTCTCATGGTAACTTCTATTACTGAAAAAGGACTAATCCGCTTTCAAACGCTTGGTGGTTGGTGGAGCCAGGTTTTATTAGCTCAGCGTTTTGAAATAATCACAGACAATGGTCCTGTTATCGGAGTTGTCGGCTCAGTTCCTCCACATTTACTTGACGAGGAAAAGCGCAATAAACCTATGGATATTAAAAACATGTTTATTGACATTGGTGCTGACGACAAGGCAGATGCCGAGAAAATCGGGATAAAGCCAGGGCAACAAATTGTTCCAATCTGCCCATTTACACCAATGGCCAACAAGAAGAAAATTTTGGCGAAAGCTTGGGATAACCGTTATGGGTGTGGTTTGGCAATTGAATTATTAAAAGAGTTAAAAGATGAAAAAACGCCGAATATTGTTTTTTCAGGGGCGACTGTTCAAGAAGAAGTTGGTTTAAGAGGTGCACAAACAGCTGCTAATATGATTAATCCTGATATTTTTTATGCATTAGATGCTTCTCCGGCAAATGATGCCACAGGGGATAAGGATGCTTTTGGACATTTAGGTAAAGGAGCGCTTTTACGAATTTATGATCGTACAATGATTACACATCGCGGTATTCGTGACTTTATCCTAGACACTGCCGAAACAAATAAGATTCCATATCAATACTTTATCTCTCAAGGTGGAACAGATGCTGGTAAAGTCCATATTTCAGGAAACGGTGTTCCTTCAGCAGTAATTGGATTGTGCTCTCGCTATATTCACACTTCTGCATCAATCATCCATGTTGATGATTATGCAGCTGCCAAAGAACTATTAATAAAGCTAGTGAAAACAACAGATAAAACAGTTGTTGAAACAATTAGAAATAACAGCTAA
- a CDS encoding PTS sugar transporter subunit IIC, producing the protein MRKFLEKKGVELSLKTYFVTALSYMALGLFSSLIIGLIIRTAGQQLQQFEFLFEIGKIFIEMGQLSMDLMGPAIGVAVAYGLKAPRLVLFSAVITGAAGAALGGPAGSFLAALISTEVGKLVSKETRLDIIVTPFVTIATGFLVASTIGPFIASGIEYFGELIMWSVDRQPFVMGVLVAMLMGLALTAPISSAAIAFMLGLEGLAAGAATVGCAAQMIGFATSSYRENGISGFVAIGIGTSMLQVPNIVKNPLILIPPTVAGMVLAPFATIVFQMVNNPAGAGMGTSGFVGQIMTFTEMGFSWNIGLVVLLLHFIGPAVISLLISEWLRKKGLIKLGDMRIEQ; encoded by the coding sequence TTGAGAAAGTTTTTAGAAAAAAAAGGTGTAGAGCTTTCATTAAAAACATATTTCGTTACAGCGCTTAGCTATATGGCGCTTGGGCTTTTTTCTTCGCTTATTATTGGCTTAATCATTCGCACGGCTGGTCAGCAACTACAGCAATTTGAATTTTTATTTGAGATTGGTAAGATCTTTATTGAGATGGGACAGCTTTCTATGGACTTAATGGGGCCAGCTATTGGGGTAGCTGTTGCCTACGGACTAAAGGCACCACGACTGGTACTTTTTTCAGCAGTGATCACAGGAGCAGCTGGTGCGGCTCTCGGTGGCCCAGCCGGGAGTTTTTTAGCAGCGTTGATTTCAACTGAAGTTGGTAAATTGGTTTCAAAGGAAACGCGGCTTGATATTATTGTTACACCATTTGTAACGATTGCCACTGGCTTCCTAGTCGCTAGTACGATAGGTCCATTTATCGCTAGTGGAATAGAGTATTTTGGAGAGCTAATTATGTGGTCTGTGGATCGCCAGCCATTTGTGATGGGAGTATTAGTAGCAATGCTAATGGGGCTAGCTTTAACAGCACCTATTTCTAGTGCAGCAATTGCGTTTATGCTAGGTCTTGAAGGACTTGCAGCGGGAGCAGCGACTGTTGGTTGTGCAGCGCAAATGATTGGCTTTGCGACTAGTAGCTATCGAGAAAATGGTATTTCTGGTTTTGTAGCAATAGGAATTGGCACCTCAATGCTCCAAGTTCCAAATATTGTTAAGAACCCCTTAATCTTAATACCTCCAACTGTTGCTGGAATGGTATTAGCCCCATTTGCAACGATTGTTTTTCAAATGGTTAATAATCCAGCGGGGGCCGGAATGGGAACAAGCGGCTTTGTTGGTCAAATTATGACTTTCACAGAAATGGGGTTTTCGTGGAATATAGGACTAGTAGTGTTACTACTACATTTTATTGGCCCAGCTGTAATTAGCTTACTTATATCCGAGTGGCTTCGTAAAAAAGGACTGATTAAGCTTGGTGATATGAGAATTGAACAGTAA
- the phnD gene encoding phosphate/phosphite/phosphonate ABC transporter substrate-binding protein, whose protein sequence is MKKGLIAIFFVLILVIAGCGDNKEVTKDSEATPDKETKEEFVVGLIPSQSEGEMEIAIDKLTAELEEKLDRPVKITHYPAYNGVVEALIYEHIDMAYFGPLTYVIAHERSGAEAIITQLVDGEPYYYSYIITHQDAPWDSLDELLVDRADLHFAFGSMSSTSGSLIPGVELKERGVFRSEDDHDFDAVTYTGSHDITAQSVLNKNVDVGAIDSAIFEASIRAGRINADDYKIIWQSEPLFQYPWAVHPNMDPALVTELQDAFLSITDEDILNPFGASGFTIATNEDYASLRQAAIVDGRLDDPLE, encoded by the coding sequence ATGAAAAAGGGATTAATTGCGATTTTTTTTGTTCTTATTCTAGTTATTGCCGGTTGTGGTGATAATAAAGAAGTGACCAAAGATTCTGAAGCAACTCCAGATAAAGAAACAAAAGAAGAGTTTGTAGTAGGTCTAATTCCTTCACAATCTGAAGGTGAAATGGAAATAGCAATTGACAAATTGACAGCAGAATTAGAGGAAAAATTAGACCGCCCTGTAAAAATCACCCATTACCCCGCTTATAACGGTGTAGTTGAAGCGCTTATTTACGAACATATTGATATGGCGTATTTCGGTCCGTTAACATATGTAATTGCTCATGAACGCAGTGGTGCTGAAGCTATTATTACGCAATTAGTCGATGGCGAACCTTATTACTATTCATACATCATCACACATCAAGATGCACCATGGGATTCTCTTGATGAATTACTCGTTGATAGAGCAGATCTTCACTTTGCCTTTGGAAGTATGTCATCGACATCTGGATCATTAATTCCCGGTGTTGAGCTAAAAGAGCGTGGTGTTTTCCGTTCTGAAGATGATCATGATTTTGATGCCGTTACTTATACAGGTTCTCACGATATTACTGCTCAATCAGTGCTTAATAAAAATGTTGATGTTGGTGCGATCGATAGTGCCATCTTTGAAGCAAGTATTCGTGCAGGTCGGATCAACGCCGATGATTACAAGATCATTTGGCAATCCGAACCGCTATTCCAGTATCCTTGGGCTGTTCATCCAAATATGGACCCAGCACTTGTTACAGAGCTTCAAGACGCTTTTTTAAGTATTACCGATGAAGATATCTTAAATCCATTTGGGGCAAGCGGATTTACAATCGCAACAAATGAAGATTACGCATCACTTCGTCAAGCGGCTATTGTTGACGGCCGTCTTGATGATCCATTAGAATAG
- the phnC gene encoding phosphonate ABC transporter ATP-binding protein: MLQINELTVKYPKTKENALTNLNLSFRKGEFICILGKSGAGKSTFIRCLNGLQRPTSGSVIWKNKNISALKEEDLRKVRVEMGMIFQHFNLIPRLSVFQNVVTGMFGKRSPHKNLLGIFSKEEQGLAFQMIDQVDLSAYKNKRVEELSGGQKQRVAIARALLQNPKVFLGDEPVASLDPGTAMRIFSLLQSIHNQYELLTIINVHDVILAKRFATRIIALRDGKIIFDDKPENFTDATYDLVYL, from the coding sequence ATGCTACAAATTAATGAATTAACTGTAAAATATCCAAAAACAAAAGAAAATGCCCTTACTAACCTTAACTTGTCGTTTCGTAAAGGTGAATTTATTTGCATTCTTGGTAAAAGCGGAGCTGGAAAATCGACATTTATTCGCTGTTTAAATGGATTACAACGGCCAACGAGCGGCTCGGTTATTTGGAAAAATAAAAACATTTCCGCGTTAAAGGAAGAAGATCTGCGCAAAGTGCGAGTTGAAATGGGAATGATATTTCAACATTTTAATTTAATTCCACGGTTAAGTGTCTTTCAAAATGTCGTCACTGGTATGTTTGGAAAGCGCTCACCTCACAAAAATTTATTAGGAATTTTTTCAAAGGAAGAGCAGGGTTTAGCTTTTCAAATGATCGATCAAGTCGATTTATCAGCTTATAAAAACAAACGTGTTGAAGAACTAAGTGGTGGGCAAAAACAGCGTGTTGCAATTGCTAGAGCATTACTACAAAACCCAAAAGTATTTTTAGGTGATGAGCCTGTAGCTAGTTTAGATCCAGGAACTGCTATGCGGATTTTTTCACTGCTACAATCAATTCATAATCAATATGAACTATTGACGATTATTAACGTTCATGATGTCATATTAGCAAAACGGTTTGCGACAAGAATTATTGCACTAAGAGATGGAAAGATAATTTTTGATGATAAGCCAGAGAACTTCACAGATGCTACTTATGATCTTGTTTACCTTTAA
- a CDS encoding PepSY domain-containing protein, which yields MGLKRFLFGAGIGFLVGAFFKEKLTKELISPEKALRIVKQKLKEQGAVEGSWIHMIPENYQKNLLKYKVYHGGISCTIGSEFNQFDFIVDGHSGAILDLYSQD from the coding sequence ATGGGCTTGAAACGATTTTTATTTGGGGCTGGTATTGGCTTTTTAGTTGGGGCATTCTTTAAAGAAAAACTAACGAAAGAACTTATATCCCCAGAAAAAGCATTACGTATTGTTAAGCAAAAACTTAAAGAACAAGGCGCGGTTGAAGGATCATGGATTCACATGATTCCTGAAAATTATCAAAAAAACCTTCTAAAATACAAAGTTTACCACGGTGGAATTTCCTGCACGATTGGTAGCGAATTTAATCAATTTGACTTTATTGTTGATGGGCATTCTGGTGCTATTTTAGATTTATATTCGCAAGACTAA
- a CDS encoding phosphotransferase family protein, protein MRVNWLEHLLGEGWQVTPAGGATGEAYYACRDENKLFIKRNSSPFLAVLSAEGIVPKLLWTRRLENGDVISAQRWISGRELKSSEMKGQRVTQLLQKIHRSKELLEMFKRIGNKPLTPQLIVDEITKRVSEFEYEAETIHKALFYLKEQIDQVNHHEFVVCHCDINHNNWVLSGEDELFLIDWDGAMVADPALDLGLLLYWYIPINDWRDWLGKYGVKLDDDLGKRMHWYVVSQTIYAIFWHQGRHEISQLNYWKSYLAELLKGEVVE, encoded by the coding sequence TTGAGGGTGAATTGGTTGGAACATTTATTAGGAGAAGGATGGCAGGTTACTCCTGCTGGAGGTGCAACAGGAGAAGCATATTATGCCTGCCGTGATGAAAATAAGCTTTTTATAAAGCGGAATTCGTCTCCTTTTCTCGCGGTGTTATCAGCAGAAGGTATTGTTCCAAAACTACTTTGGACAAGGCGCTTAGAAAATGGCGATGTCATTTCAGCTCAGCGTTGGATTAGTGGTAGAGAGCTTAAATCTTCTGAGATGAAAGGACAGCGAGTAACTCAGCTCTTACAGAAAATTCATCGTTCCAAAGAACTCTTAGAAATGTTTAAACGGATTGGAAATAAACCACTTACTCCCCAATTAATTGTAGATGAAATTACAAAGCGAGTGAGCGAATTTGAATATGAGGCGGAAACTATTCATAAAGCTCTTTTTTATTTGAAAGAGCAAATAGATCAAGTGAATCATCATGAATTTGTTGTCTGTCATTGTGATATTAATCATAATAATTGGGTTTTAAGTGGGGAAGATGAATTATTTTTAATTGATTGGGATGGGGCGATGGTTGCTGACCCAGCTCTAGATTTGGGGTTACTTTTATATTGGTATATTCCAATAAATGACTGGCGCGATTGGCTTGGCAAGTATGGAGTTAAACTTGATGATGATTTAGGTAAAAGAATGCATTGGTATGTAGTTTCACAAACGATATATGCAATTTTTTGGCATCAAGGACGTCACGAAATTAGCCAATTAAACTATTGGAAATCATATTTAGCAGAGCTTTTAAAGGGAGAAGTAGTTGAATGA
- a CDS encoding DUF1444 family protein has product MKPLELKRELENRLQRPEREISYNRDEQQLRIEDMNLKKGVTLSISKLQDRWNAKKELALEEAVHYVDEALQAMATPFTLKGNEKNIFPVIRSTSFPTHADEKELIFEEHTAETRIYYAMDRGLSFTLLTNELLEHEQLDKAKIKEIALFNVRSLKTTVKKDIVAGNSFYFINQNDGYDASKILNEQLLKQYENQAEGELAVAVPHQDVLIIADIINETGYDVLAQMVFQFFTSGITPITALPFIYNKGELEPIFILAHRKPKH; this is encoded by the coding sequence ATGAAGCCATTAGAGCTAAAACGTGAATTAGAAAATAGATTACAGCGTCCAGAGCGGGAGATATCATATAATCGAGATGAACAGCAGCTAAGAATTGAGGATATGAATCTTAAAAAAGGAGTTACTCTCTCGATTTCAAAGCTGCAAGACAGATGGAATGCTAAAAAAGAATTAGCTCTTGAAGAAGCCGTTCATTATGTTGATGAAGCTCTACAAGCGATGGCAACTCCGTTTACGTTAAAAGGGAATGAGAAAAATATTTTCCCCGTAATTCGGTCAACATCATTTCCAACCCACGCGGACGAAAAAGAATTGATTTTTGAAGAGCATACAGCTGAAACAAGAATATATTACGCTATGGATAGAGGCTTATCGTTTACATTGTTAACAAATGAGCTGCTAGAACATGAACAATTGGATAAAGCAAAAATAAAAGAAATAGCCCTATTTAATGTCCGTTCATTAAAAACAACAGTGAAAAAGGACATAGTTGCTGGAAACTCATTTTATTTTATTAATCAAAATGATGGGTATGATGCAAGTAAAATATTAAACGAGCAGCTTTTAAAACAGTATGAAAATCAAGCAGAGGGTGAGCTAGCGGTTGCTGTTCCTCACCAAGATGTTTTAATTATTGCCGATATTATCAATGAAACAGGTTATGATGTATTAGCGCAAATGGTATTTCAATTTTTCACAAGTGGAATTACACCAATCACAGCCTTACCATTTATCTATAATAAAGGTGAACTAGAACCAATTTTTATTCTTGCTCATAGGAAACCGAAGCACTAG
- a CDS encoding YtzH-like family protein — translation MNYQDQLTLLSDILKNQQAHKFGTEDEFSQIYRLAETLQSNGLLDENMQQMLCNITDYCRHKDDTRNEPPFDHWLQSIEELTLPYPHE, via the coding sequence ATGAATTATCAAGATCAATTAACGCTACTTTCAGATATTTTAAAAAACCAACAAGCGCATAAATTCGGCACTGAAGATGAGTTCAGTCAAATCTACCGCTTGGCAGAAACTCTTCAAAGTAATGGACTACTTGATGAAAACATGCAGCAAATGTTGTGTAATATTACAGATTATTGTAGGCATAAAGACGATACTAGAAATGAGCCTCCCTTTGATCATTGGCTCCAATCAATTGAGGAGCTTACACTCCCATATCCTCATGAATAA
- the pulA gene encoding type I pullulanase, which produces MTKNAYIDELTLITIPFSEVDEELSDFTMINLVTGEQLIIKEWFKKNGRGRYELYLANPIPLRCEYRVIANNQLIYHVKIGQVVRTRFFDDLYYYQENDLGVTYTDSATTFKLWAPTATDVQIIFFNGDKEQYTRLAKADKGVWEISINGDLEGSIFMYNVYVDGVWRKAVDPYARAVTVNGQKGVVTDLSKTNPHLWKDRVKPSFRQSTDAIIYELHIRDFSIDEHSGMKHKGKFKALLESDTKGPWETITGLDYLVDLGITHVQLLPIQDFGSVDETTLLDHYNWGYDTTHFNAIEGSYSLNPIDPTLRIKELKEVIQSFHNHGIRVIFDVVYNHVYVHSKSDFEKIVPGYYFRYHFDGSLADGTGVGNDIASERRMVQKFIVDSAVYFAEEYNIDGFRFDLMGILDLETMQQIRERLNELDPSILVIGEGWDLDTPLAKEKKSTISNSEQLPGISFFNDQFRNKLKGNIFQMLEQGFCNGNGDLKDDLKMLVSGSTKGFYPIEGMFKNPNQSVNYVECHDNHTLWDRLILANGNESEQERAAMHRLATSMTILSQGIPFIHAGQEFFRTKNGVENSYNSPDEINKFDWKRKALHLNYVEYLKGLISLRKKHCVFRLMSSDEIKKKMHILDTPSSILAYLLKSEFGMFVVIHNGGKDNKEVILPANGFWDVLVEGEEAGITSLRTIEGAKTAIHALSTTVVFHQTHPY; this is translated from the coding sequence GTGACTAAAAATGCTTATATCGACGAACTTACTTTAATCACGATACCTTTTTCTGAAGTAGATGAGGAACTCTCCGATTTTACTATGATAAATTTGGTAACAGGTGAACAATTAATAATTAAAGAATGGTTTAAAAAAAATGGGCGGGGGCGATATGAGCTTTATTTAGCGAATCCAATTCCGTTACGTTGTGAATATAGAGTAATTGCCAATAATCAACTTATCTACCATGTCAAAATCGGTCAAGTTGTTCGTACCCGTTTTTTTGATGATTTATATTATTATCAAGAAAATGACCTTGGAGTTACGTATACGGATTCTGCTACAACTTTTAAATTGTGGGCACCAACAGCAACAGACGTTCAAATCATTTTTTTCAATGGTGATAAAGAACAATATACCCGGTTAGCAAAAGCTGACAAGGGTGTTTGGGAGATTTCTATAAATGGTGATCTGGAAGGTTCAATTTTCATGTACAACGTCTACGTCGACGGAGTCTGGAGAAAAGCAGTAGATCCCTATGCCAGGGCAGTTACAGTAAATGGTCAAAAAGGTGTCGTTACAGACTTATCCAAAACAAATCCACATCTTTGGAAAGACAGGGTAAAACCATCTTTTCGTCAAAGTACTGACGCAATTATTTATGAGCTTCACATTAGAGATTTTTCGATTGATGAACATAGTGGCATGAAGCATAAAGGTAAATTTAAGGCATTGCTAGAATCAGACACAAAAGGACCGTGGGAAACAATTACAGGATTAGATTATCTTGTTGATTTAGGGATTACCCATGTACAATTATTACCTATTCAAGATTTTGGGAGCGTCGATGAGACGACGCTATTGGATCACTATAATTGGGGTTATGATACAACACATTTCAATGCCATTGAGGGAAGCTATTCTTTAAATCCTATCGATCCAACGTTGAGAATTAAAGAGCTTAAAGAAGTAATTCAGTCATTTCATAACCATGGGATCAGAGTAATTTTTGATGTCGTCTATAACCATGTTTACGTTCATTCGAAATCTGATTTCGAAAAGATTGTCCCTGGATATTACTTTCGCTATCATTTCGACGGTAGCTTAGCTGATGGGACAGGGGTAGGCAATGACATTGCCTCGGAACGAAGAATGGTTCAAAAATTTATTGTTGATTCAGCTGTATACTTTGCTGAAGAATATAATATTGATGGATTCCGGTTTGATTTAATGGGAATTTTGGATCTCGAAACGATGCAACAAATTCGTGAGCGTTTAAATGAGTTAGACCCTTCTATCCTAGTAATCGGTGAAGGATGGGATTTAGATACACCGTTAGCAAAGGAAAAAAAATCAACCATTTCAAATAGTGAACAACTCCCAGGTATTAGTTTTTTTAATGATCAATTTCGTAATAAACTTAAAGGGAATATTTTCCAGATGTTGGAACAGGGTTTTTGTAATGGCAATGGCGATTTAAAGGACGATTTAAAAATGCTTGTAAGTGGTAGTACGAAAGGTTTTTATCCTATTGAAGGAATGTTTAAAAATCCTAACCAATCTGTGAACTATGTTGAATGCCATGATAACCATACTCTTTGGGATAGACTAATTCTTGCGAATGGCAACGAGTCGGAACAAGAACGAGCTGCTATGCACCGATTAGCTACTTCGATGACAATTTTAAGTCAGGGAATTCCGTTTATTCACGCGGGGCAAGAGTTTTTCAGAACAAAAAACGGTGTTGAAAATAGTTATAATTCACCTGATGAAATTAATAAATTTGATTGGAAAAGAAAAGCATTGCACCTAAACTATGTAGAATATCTCAAAGGATTAATTTCTTTAAGGAAAAAACATTGCGTATTTCGATTAATGTCAAGTGATGAAATTAAAAAGAAAATGCACATTCTTGATACACCATCAAGCATTTTAGCATATTTACTAAAAAGTGAATTCGGCATGTTTGTCGTCATCCACAATGGAGGTAAAGATAATAAAGAAGTTATCTTGCCCGCAAACGGTTTTTGGGACGTCCTTGTAGAGGGCGAAGAAGCTGGTATTACTTCGCTTAGAACAATTGAGGGAGCAAAAACAGCTATTCATGCTCTTAGTACTACTGTTGTTTTTCATCAAACTCATCCTTATTGA
- the trmB gene encoding tRNA (guanosine(46)-N7)-methyltransferase TrmB, whose protein sequence is MRLRNKPGASEELLNHPTIVIQEADLHKGKWHELFGNNNPIHIEVGTGKGQFLTRMAQLNPTINYIGVERYDSVIISALERIQEAGILNFKLLNEDVVKLTDFFAEGELDRVFINFTDPWPKNRQEKHRLTHERFLKMYEQVRTKNAEIHLKTDNQALFEYSLHSFSKYGMILNNVSLDLHNSGFEGNVMTEYEEKFSEKGMRIYRCEAQFR, encoded by the coding sequence ATGAGATTAAGAAATAAACCGGGAGCAAGTGAAGAGTTATTAAACCACCCAACCATTGTTATTCAAGAGGCCGACCTGCATAAAGGGAAATGGCATGAACTTTTTGGTAATAACAACCCAATTCATATTGAAGTTGGTACTGGTAAAGGACAATTCCTTACACGTATGGCACAGCTAAATCCTACTATTAATTATATTGGGGTTGAAAGATACGATAGCGTCATCATATCAGCATTAGAACGAATTCAAGAGGCTGGAATTTTAAATTTTAAATTACTAAATGAAGATGTTGTAAAGTTAACAGATTTTTTTGCGGAGGGTGAATTGGATAGAGTGTTTATTAACTTTACTGATCCTTGGCCAAAAAATCGTCAAGAAAAGCATCGTTTAACGCATGAACGTTTTTTGAAAATGTACGAGCAAGTTCGAACAAAGAATGCTGAAATTCATTTAAAAACGGATAATCAAGCTCTGTTTGAATATTCGCTTCACAGCTTTTCGAAATACGGTATGATCCTTAATAATGTTAGTTTAGATCTTCATAACAGTGGATTTGAGGGGAATGTAATGACAGAGTATGAAGAAAAGTTTTCGGAAAAAGGGATGAGAATTTACCGATGTGAGGCCCAATTTCGATAA
- a CDS encoding MBL fold metallo-hydrolase: protein MEQLKIGELTLTWLNGGVTHMDGGAMFGVVPKPLWERKYPLNEINQIELRTDPILIQVDGKNLLIETGIGNNKFTEKQLRNYGITEESKLETNLNELGLSTKDIDFILMTHMHFDHACGISKWQGEKLVATFENATVYVSETEWNELQNPNIRSRNTYWEENWLPIKHQVQTFTKMIEVLPGIEMHHTGGHSNGHCIIKIEREGELIIHMADIMPTHAHQNPLWVLAYDDFPIDTISAKEKWLKEGLSRDAWYIFYHDYKYCALKWDKTGKQISSQILRNR from the coding sequence GTGGAGCAACTAAAAATAGGCGAGTTAACATTGACGTGGTTAAATGGTGGAGTTACTCATATGGACGGGGGCGCGATGTTTGGAGTCGTACCGAAGCCATTATGGGAACGAAAATATCCTCTTAATGAAATCAATCAAATTGAATTACGCACTGATCCTATCTTAATTCAAGTTGATGGGAAAAATCTGCTCATTGAAACAGGGATTGGTAACAATAAATTTACAGAAAAACAATTACGAAACTATGGGATAACAGAGGAATCAAAGCTTGAAACGAACTTAAATGAATTAGGACTATCGACAAAGGATATCGATTTTATCTTAATGACTCATATGCATTTTGACCATGCTTGTGGTATTTCAAAGTGGCAAGGAGAGAAGCTTGTAGCCACTTTTGAAAATGCAACTGTTTATGTTAGTGAAACCGAGTGGAATGAGCTGCAAAATCCAAATATTCGATCGCGTAATACATATTGGGAAGAAAATTGGCTGCCGATCAAGCACCAAGTTCAAACTTTTACAAAGATGATTGAAGTGTTGCCTGGAATTGAAATGCATCACACAGGTGGTCATAGCAACGGTCATTGCATAATCAAAATAGAGCGAGAAGGAGAATTAATCATCCATATGGCAGACATAATGCCAACTCATGCACATCAAAATCCGCTTTGGGTTCTTGCTTATGATGACTTTCCAATTGATACGATTTCTGCCAAGGAAAAATGGCTGAAAGAAGGATTAAGTCGAGACGCGTGGTATATTTTTTATCATGATTACAAGTATTGTGCACTAAAATGGGATAAAACAGGTAAGCAGATCTCCAGTCAAATATTGAGAAATCGCTAA